The following are from one region of the Pelagibius sp. CAU 1746 genome:
- a CDS encoding VTT domain-containing protein, whose product MSNSNRTETMPGGGSRGRSALRRLLPLAVLAAAFAVALGFQEHFSIEVLREHRGLLNAFVADNAAAAALAFMTLYAATTLLSLPVGAVLTVAGGFLFGVALGTLYVVVGATLGATALFIVARSTLGGLLRAKAGPFLQRMEAGFRENALSYMLVLRLIPLFPFFIVNLVPAFLGVSLRIYVVGTFIGIIPGTLVFILAGAGLGSVFDQGGAFTVENVLTPQIIAGLVGLSLLSLLPVVYKHVKARRSAA is encoded by the coding sequence ATGAGCAATTCAAACCGGACGGAGACGATGCCGGGTGGCGGCAGCAGAGGCAGGTCCGCCCTCAGACGCCTGCTGCCGCTGGCCGTCCTGGCGGCGGCCTTCGCCGTGGCGCTGGGCTTTCAGGAACACTTCAGCATCGAGGTGCTGCGCGAACATCGCGGCCTGCTGAACGCCTTCGTGGCCGACAACGCCGCCGCCGCCGCCCTGGCCTTCATGACGCTCTATGCCGCGACCACCCTGCTTTCGCTGCCGGTGGGCGCGGTGCTGACCGTCGCCGGCGGTTTTCTCTTTGGCGTCGCCTTGGGCACCCTCTACGTGGTGGTGGGGGCCACCCTGGGCGCCACGGCCCTCTTCATCGTCGCGCGCAGCACGCTGGGCGGCCTGCTGCGGGCCAAGGCCGGGCCTTTCCTGCAGCGCATGGAAGCGGGCTTCCGTGAAAACGCCCTCAGCTACATGCTGGTGCTGCGCCTGATCCCGCTCTTTCCGTTCTTTATCGTCAACCTCGTTCCGGCTTTTCTCGGCGTCTCCCTGCGCATCTACGTCGTCGGCACCTTCATCGGCATCATTCCCGGCACCCTGGTCTTCATTCTGGCCGGCGCCGGGCTGGGCTCGGTCTTCGATCAGGGCGGCGCCTTCACGGTGGAGAACGTGCTGACGCCGCAGATCATCGCCGGCCTTGTCGGCCTGTCGCTGCTCTCGCTGCTGCCGGTGGTCTACAAGCACGTCAAGGCGCGCCGTTCGGCCGCCTGA
- a CDS encoding TAXI family TRAP transporter solute-binding subunit codes for MSPAPTPAANASIAKDPTARASVAKASPKRRGLRAALPDLALPGLALPGLALLALAAALAVGQAAAQDIRFFRIGTGSTAGTYFPVGGLIASAISSPPGSRDCERGGSCGVPGLVAVAQSTRGSVDNVRQIQEGTLESGFSQSDVAYWAYYGDELFLDGGPLTSLRALANLYPETIHLVVRSDSGIGSVADLKGKKISLDRPGSGTRVDALLVLRAWGLEAKDLEVFSLASGAAADALREAEIDGFFFVAGTPAAAVLELAEEALVDLVPLTGPEADKLLGDRPFFGRQTVPVGTYPGIPAVETLSVGAQWIVSEQVPEQEVYEITRALWHPSTRQLLDKGHPKGRQILLEKALDGLGIPLHPGAARYYREAGMLP; via the coding sequence ATGTCGCCAGCACCGACTCCGGCAGCCAATGCCTCGATAGCGAAGGACCCCACGGCCAGGGCCTCCGTGGCCAAGGCTTCGCCGAAGCGGCGCGGCCTCCGGGCCGCGCTGCCGGATCTTGCGCTGCCGGGTCTTGCACTGCCGGGTCTTGCGCTACTGGCCCTGGCCGCTGCACTGGCCGTGGGCCAGGCCGCCGCGCAGGACATCCGCTTTTTCCGCATCGGCACCGGCTCCACCGCCGGCACCTACTTTCCCGTCGGCGGGCTAATCGCCAGCGCCATCTCCAGCCCGCCGGGCAGCCGCGACTGCGAGCGCGGCGGAAGCTGCGGCGTGCCGGGGCTGGTGGCGGTCGCCCAGTCGACCCGCGGTTCGGTCGACAACGTGCGTCAGATCCAGGAAGGCACTCTCGAATCCGGCTTCAGCCAGTCCGACGTGGCCTATTGGGCCTACTACGGCGACGAGCTGTTCCTGGACGGCGGGCCGCTGACCTCGCTGCGCGCCCTTGCCAACCTCTACCCGGAAACCATTCACCTCGTGGTGCGCAGCGACTCCGGCATCGGCAGCGTGGCCGACCTGAAAGGCAAGAAGATCTCCCTCGACCGGCCGGGCTCGGGCACGCGCGTCGACGCCTTGCTGGTGCTGCGCGCCTGGGGATTGGAGGCCAAGGATCTGGAGGTCTTCTCGCTGGCCTCCGGCGCCGCCGCCGACGCCCTGCGCGAGGCCGAGATCGACGGCTTCTTCTTCGTCGCCGGCACGCCGGCGGCCGCGGTCCTGGAGCTGGCGGAGGAGGCGCTGGTCGACCTGGTGCCGCTCACCGGGCCGGAGGCCGACAAGCTGCTGGGCGACCGGCCCTTCTTCGGCCGGCAGACCGTTCCGGTCGGCACCTATCCCGGTATTCCTGCCGTCGAGACGCTCTCCGTCGGCGCTCAATGGATCGTCTCCGAGCAGGTGCCGGAGCAGGAGGTCTACGAGATCACCCGCGCCCTCTGGCACCCCAGCACGCGCCAGCTTCTGGACAAGGGCCACCCCAAGGGCCGCCAGATCTTGCTGGAGAAGGCGCTGGACGGCCTCGGCATTCCACTGCATCCCGGCGCCGCGCGCTACTACCGCGAGGCCGGCATGCTGCCCTAG
- a CDS encoding multidrug efflux SMR transporter, which produces MSWAFLILAGFLEVVWAVAMKESRGFTRATPTLIMLGAMIGSFGLLALAMRSLPLGTAYLIWTGIGAVGAFAAGVWLLGETLTIQRAVAALLIVAGMVTMKLS; this is translated from the coding sequence ATGTCTTGGGCTTTTTTGATTCTGGCCGGTTTCCTCGAAGTCGTCTGGGCGGTTGCGATGAAGGAATCGCGGGGCTTCACGCGCGCGACGCCGACGCTGATCATGCTAGGCGCGATGATCGGCTCCTTCGGCCTGCTTGCGCTGGCGATGCGCAGCCTGCCGCTCGGCACAGCCTACCTGATCTGGACCGGCATCGGCGCCGTCGGCGCCTTCGCGGCCGGTGTCTGGCTTCTCGGTGAAACGCTCACGATCCAGCGCGCCGTCGCGGCCCTGCTCATCGTGGCCGGCATGGTGACGATGAAGCTCTCGTAA
- a CDS encoding ABC transporter ATP-binding protein: MTGTAMESSTPLLQIASLGVNFRGEQGKVAAVKNVSLDIARGETVALVGESGSGKSVTALSILQLLPYPAATHTKGSSVRFKGRELMGATPRELRQVRGDQISMIFQEPMTSLNPLHTVEKQINETLFLHKGMSKDQARARTLELLKLVGIPDAVKRLSAFPHELSGGQRQRVMIAMALANEPDLLIADEPTTALDVTIQAQILKLLKELQQKLGMALLLITHDLGIVRKMADKVCVMTQGEIVEQGDEKQIFEHAQHPYTQRLLAAEPKGRPIGAAPDAPVVMQGEDVKVYFPIKKGVLKRTVDYVRAVDGISVTVRQGHTVGVVGESGSGKTTLGLALLRLLSSQGAIQFDGRTIQGLGSKELRPLRRSMQIVFQDPYGSLSPRLSVGQIVAEGLKVHNMGADEAEREAMIVEALEEVGLDPESRHRYPHEFSGGQRQRIAVARAMVLKPRFVVLDEPTSALDMSVQAQIVDLLRELQQRHNLAYMFISHDLKVVRALADEVIVMRDGRVVEQGSAEQIFDAPAEAYTQALMKAAFELEAVEGVVST, from the coding sequence ATGACCGGGACCGCTATGGAGAGCAGCACCCCCTTGCTGCAGATCGCCAGCCTGGGGGTCAACTTCCGGGGCGAGCAAGGCAAGGTCGCCGCGGTCAAGAACGTGTCCCTCGACATTGCCCGCGGCGAAACCGTGGCCCTGGTGGGCGAGAGCGGCTCCGGCAAGTCGGTGACCGCGCTGTCGATCCTGCAGCTGCTGCCCTATCCCGCCGCAACCCACACCAAAGGCAGCTCGGTCCGGTTCAAGGGCCGCGAGCTGATGGGAGCGACGCCCCGCGAGCTGCGCCAGGTGCGCGGCGATCAGATCTCGATGATCTTCCAGGAACCCATGACCTCGCTCAATCCACTGCACACGGTGGAAAAGCAGATCAACGAGACGCTGTTCCTGCACAAGGGCATGTCCAAGGACCAGGCGCGGGCGCGGACCCTGGAACTCTTGAAGCTGGTCGGCATTCCCGACGCGGTCAAGCGCCTCTCGGCTTTTCCGCACGAACTTTCCGGCGGCCAGCGCCAGCGCGTGATGATCGCCATGGCGCTGGCCAACGAGCCGGACCTGCTGATCGCCGACGAGCCGACCACGGCCCTGGACGTCACCATCCAGGCGCAGATCCTGAAGCTCTTGAAGGAGCTGCAGCAGAAGCTCGGCATGGCCCTGCTGCTGATCACCCACGACCTGGGCATCGTGCGCAAGATGGCCGACAAGGTCTGCGTCATGACCCAGGGCGAGATCGTCGAACAGGGCGACGAAAAACAGATCTTCGAGCACGCGCAGCATCCCTATACCCAGCGCCTGCTGGCCGCCGAACCCAAAGGCCGGCCGATCGGCGCGGCGCCCGACGCGCCGGTGGTGATGCAGGGCGAGGACGTGAAGGTCTACTTCCCGATCAAGAAGGGCGTGCTGAAGCGCACCGTCGACTACGTGCGCGCCGTCGACGGCATTTCCGTCACCGTGCGCCAGGGCCACACCGTGGGCGTGGTCGGCGAAAGCGGCTCCGGCAAGACCACCCTGGGCTTGGCGCTGCTGCGCCTGCTGTCGTCCCAGGGCGCCATCCAGTTCGACGGCAGGACCATCCAGGGGCTGGGCTCGAAAGAACTGCGCCCGCTGCGCCGCTCCATGCAGATCGTCTTTCAGGATCCTTACGGCTCGCTCAGTCCGCGCCTCTCGGTCGGCCAGATCGTCGCCGAGGGCCTGAAGGTCCACAACATGGGCGCCGACGAGGCGGAGCGCGAGGCGATGATCGTCGAGGCCCTGGAGGAAGTGGGCCTGGACCCCGAAAGCCGCCATCGCTATCCCCACGAATTCTCGGGCGGGCAGCGCCAGCGCATCGCCGTCGCCCGCGCCATGGTGCTGAAACCGCGCTTCGTGGTGCTGGACGAGCCGACCTCCGCCCTCGACATGTCGGTACAGGCGCAGATCGTCGACCTGCTGCGCGAGTTGCAGCAACGCCACAACCTGGCCTATATGTTCATCAGCCACGACCTGAAGGTCGTCCGCGCCCTGGCCGACGAGGTCATCGTCATGCGCGACGGCCGGGTGGTGGAACAGGGCAGCGCCGAGCAGATTTTTGACGCCCCCGCCGAAGCCTACACCCAGGCGCTGATGAAAGCGGCTTTCGAACTGGAAGCCGTCGAAGGCGTCGTCTCCACCTGA
- a CDS encoding glyoxylate/hydroxypyruvate reductase A, whose protein sequence is MALLIKTDIDRGTAWAEALAANFPELKVYTWPYEGDPAEIDYALVWQPPEGELKHYPNLKAIFSVGAGIDHLASDPDLPQGVPVVRMVEPGLTAGMSEYVVWAAMSHHRFMLDYAAQRREKVWEELLQLPAEARQVGVLGLGVLGRDALEKLKPFGFRLAGWSRSPKTISGVTCFHGIGGFDEFLAGTDILVCLLPLTPETESILNAETFAKLPAGAAVINAGRGGHLVEEDLLEALESGQIGGATLDVFREEPLPEEHPFWEHPRVVITPHIASMTVPESAVRVVVANIQRLEAGEALQHVVDMNRGY, encoded by the coding sequence GTGGCACTTCTCATCAAGACCGACATCGACCGCGGCACCGCCTGGGCCGAGGCTCTGGCCGCCAACTTCCCCGAGTTGAAGGTCTACACCTGGCCCTACGAAGGCGATCCGGCCGAGATCGACTACGCCCTGGTGTGGCAGCCGCCGGAGGGCGAGCTGAAGCACTATCCCAACCTGAAGGCCATCTTCTCCGTCGGCGCCGGTATCGATCACCTGGCCAGCGACCCGGACCTGCCCCAAGGCGTGCCGGTGGTGCGCATGGTCGAGCCAGGGCTCACCGCCGGCATGTCGGAGTACGTCGTCTGGGCGGCGATGAGCCACCACCGCTTCATGCTGGACTACGCCGCGCAACGCCGCGAGAAGGTCTGGGAAGAGCTGCTGCAACTGCCCGCGGAGGCGCGCCAGGTGGGCGTGCTGGGGCTCGGCGTGCTGGGCCGCGACGCGCTGGAGAAACTGAAGCCTTTCGGCTTCCGGCTGGCCGGCTGGAGCCGCAGCCCCAAGACGATCAGCGGCGTCACCTGCTTTCACGGCATCGGCGGCTTCGACGAGTTCCTGGCCGGCACCGACATCCTGGTCTGCCTGCTGCCGCTGACGCCGGAGACCGAGAGCATCCTGAACGCCGAGACCTTCGCCAAGCTGCCCGCCGGGGCCGCCGTCATCAATGCCGGGCGCGGCGGCCACCTGGTGGAAGAAGACCTGCTGGAGGCGCTGGAAAGCGGCCAGATCGGCGGCGCCACCCTGGACGTCTTCCGCGAGGAGCCGCTGCCGGAGGAGCACCCCTTCTGGGAGCACCCCCGCGTCGTCATCACACCGCACATCGCCAGCATGACGGTGCCGGAGAGCGCGGTGCGCGTCGTGGTCGCCAACATCCAGCGCCTGGAGGCCGGCGAGGCGTTGCAGCACGTGGTCGACATGAATCGGGGCTACTGA
- a CDS encoding microcin C ABC transporter permease YejB: MIAYIVRRLVLLVPTLFVIMLINFVILQFLPGGPVEQIIAELTGEGAAITERVTRSGSSEISAQTGGGAQVTGEGPRGTYRGAQGLDPAFIADLEKQFGLDKPMHERFFLMMRNYLVFDFGDSFFRDQSVVELMLSKMPVSISLGLWSVLIIYLVAIPLGVAKAVRDGSRFDIWTSAVVVVATAIPGFLFAVLLLVVFAGGVYFDLFPLSGLTSVGWETLPLYEKVLDYLWHLVLPILALSIGGFAGLTMLTKNSFLDQIGQQYVVTARAKGLAERRVLYGHVFRNAMLIVVSGFPAVLIGLLFTGNVLIEVIFSLDGLGLLGFEAVFNRDYPIVLGTLYFFTLFGLLMGLVTDLTYTLIDPRIDFETRET; encoded by the coding sequence ATGATCGCTTACATCGTTCGCCGCCTGGTGCTTCTGGTGCCGACCCTCTTCGTGATCATGCTGATCAACTTCGTGATCCTGCAGTTCCTGCCCGGCGGTCCGGTCGAACAGATCATCGCCGAGCTGACCGGCGAGGGCGCCGCCATCACAGAACGCGTAACCCGCAGCGGCAGCTCGGAGATCTCGGCTCAAACCGGCGGCGGCGCCCAGGTAACGGGGGAAGGCCCGCGCGGCACCTACCGCGGCGCCCAGGGGCTCGACCCGGCTTTCATCGCCGACCTGGAGAAGCAGTTCGGGCTCGACAAGCCGATGCACGAGCGCTTCTTCCTGATGATGCGCAACTACCTGGTCTTCGACTTCGGCGATTCCTTCTTCCGCGACCAGTCGGTGGTCGAGCTGATGCTGAGCAAGATGCCGGTGTCGATCTCTTTGGGACTCTGGTCGGTCCTGATCATCTACCTCGTTGCCATTCCCCTGGGCGTGGCCAAGGCCGTGCGCGACGGCTCGCGCTTCGACATCTGGACCTCCGCCGTGGTGGTGGTTGCCACGGCCATACCGGGCTTCCTCTTTGCCGTGCTGCTGCTCGTCGTCTTTGCCGGCGGCGTCTATTTCGACCTCTTTCCGCTTAGCGGTCTGACCTCCGTGGGCTGGGAAACTCTGCCCCTCTACGAGAAGGTGCTGGACTATCTCTGGCACCTGGTGCTGCCGATCCTGGCCTTGTCGATCGGCGGCTTCGCCGGCCTCACCATGCTGACCAAGAACTCCTTCCTCGACCAGATCGGTCAGCAGTATGTCGTCACCGCCCGGGCCAAGGGCCTGGCGGAGCGGAGGGTCCTCTATGGACATGTCTTCCGCAACGCCATGCTGATCGTGGTGTCGGGCTTTCCGGCAGTCCTTATCGGCCTGCTGTTCACCGGCAACGTCCTGATCGAGGTGATCTTCTCGCTCGACGGCCTCGGGCTGCTGGGCTTCGAGGCCGTGTTCAACCGCGACTATCCCATCGTGCTGGGCACGCTCTACTTCTTCACTCTCTTCGGGCTGCTCATGGGCCTTGTCACGGACCTGACCTACACCCTGATCGATCCGCGGATCGACTTCGAGACGCGGGAGACCTGA
- a CDS encoding MarR family transcriptional regulator — translation MASAPTPPGGSAAGPSSAPSLQPSQALALWHTVLVTGLNRALPDLTTRQFALFLQVYLAPQPHTVRGLAKTLNMSKPAVTRAVDRLEKLDFVRRKTDEQDKRSVLVQRSVKGSVFLREFADMACVASRRLGGA, via the coding sequence ATGGCCTCCGCCCCAACGCCGCCCGGCGGTTCCGCCGCCGGTCCGTCCTCCGCGCCCTCGCTGCAGCCCAGCCAGGCTTTGGCGCTGTGGCATACGGTGCTGGTCACGGGGCTCAACCGCGCGCTGCCGGACCTTACCACGCGCCAGTTCGCGCTGTTCCTCCAGGTCTACCTCGCACCGCAGCCGCACACCGTGCGCGGCCTGGCCAAGACCCTCAATATGTCGAAGCCGGCGGTGACCCGTGCCGTCGACCGTCTGGAAAAGCTGGACTTCGTGCGCCGCAAGACCGACGAGCAGGACAAGCGCTCGGTGCTGGTTCAGCGGAGCGTCAAGGGCTCGGTCTTCCTGCGCGAGTTCGCCGACATGGCCTGCGTCGCGTCGCGGCGTCTCGGCGGCGCATGA
- a CDS encoding ABC transporter permease produces MALAFRLSPINRRRLANFKANRRGYWSFWVFLVLFVVTLFAEVIANDKPFLVVYDGELHSPILRFYPETTFGGTLPTEADYTDPYVQDLIDQKGWMLWPVVRFDHRTVAWNLPAPAPTPPDAVHWLGTDDQARDVVARTIYGFRISVLFGFTLTIVSALIGVSAGAIQGFYGGWIDLLAQRFIEIWSSMPQLYILIIIASVIEPNFWWLLLVLLLFSWIGFVGVVRAEFLKTRNLDYVRAARALGLGNGLIMFRHVLPNAMVATLTFMPFTLAGSVTVLTSLDFLGIGLPPGSASLGDLLAQGKANIQAPWLGLTGFFVIGLMLSLLIFIGEAVRDAFDPRKLFAAPPPEDSTGDSRAPEAPRPARMGAE; encoded by the coding sequence ATGGCCCTCGCCTTCCGCCTTTCGCCGATCAACCGCCGCCGCCTCGCCAACTTCAAGGCCAACCGCCGCGGCTACTGGTCCTTCTGGGTCTTCCTGGTCCTCTTTGTCGTGACCCTCTTCGCCGAGGTCATCGCCAACGACAAGCCTTTCCTGGTGGTCTACGACGGCGAGCTTCATTCGCCGATTCTCCGTTTCTATCCCGAGACCACCTTCGGCGGCACCTTGCCGACGGAAGCCGACTATACCGATCCCTACGTCCAGGACCTGATCGATCAAAAGGGCTGGATGCTGTGGCCGGTCGTGCGCTTCGACCACCGTACCGTGGCCTGGAACCTGCCCGCCCCGGCGCCGACACCGCCCGACGCCGTCCACTGGCTGGGCACCGACGACCAGGCCCGCGACGTCGTCGCCCGCACCATCTACGGCTTCCGCATCTCGGTGCTTTTCGGTTTCACGCTGACCATCGTGTCGGCGCTCATCGGCGTCTCGGCCGGAGCCATCCAGGGATTCTACGGCGGCTGGATCGACCTGCTCGCCCAGCGCTTCATAGAAATCTGGTCCTCCATGCCGCAGCTCTACATCCTCATCATCATCGCCTCGGTGATCGAGCCGAACTTCTGGTGGCTGCTGCTGGTCCTTCTCCTGTTCTCCTGGATCGGTTTCGTCGGCGTGGTGCGGGCCGAGTTTCTCAAGACCCGCAACCTGGACTACGTGCGCGCCGCGCGGGCGCTGGGGCTCGGCAACGGACTGATCATGTTCCGCCACGTCCTGCCCAACGCCATGGTGGCCACCCTCACTTTCATGCCCTTCACCCTGGCCGGCTCGGTCACCGTGCTGACCTCCCTCGACTTCCTCGGTATCGGCCTGCCACCGGGCTCGGCTTCGCTCGGCGACCTGCTGGCCCAGGGCAAGGCCAACATCCAGGCGCCCTGGCTGGGCCTCACCGGCTTCTTCGTTATCGGCCTCATGCTGTCGCTGCTGATCTTTATCGGCGAGGCGGTGCGCGACGCCTTTGATCCGCGCAAGCTCTTCGCCGCGCCGCCACCCGAGGACAGCACCGGCGACTCGCGCGCGCCGGAGGCGCCTCGTCCGGCGCGGATGGGAGCGGAGTGA
- a CDS encoding leucyl aminopeptidase family protein: protein MASTAYLVADDEAHADEATPIAAVTREAYEDWLKDREAPQRNWISASGFRAQPGAFCLLPGENGALAQVLLVIDGEEAIWSFAGLPAALPPGVYRLDQGLRPGLASRAALGWALGSYSFTRYKENPREYPCLVWPKSADRDQVSHTAEAIGLVRDLVNTPAADMGPAQLAEAARELAKRHRGKCTVLVGDTLLKRNYPAIHAVGRAAAEEPRLIDLRWGTKGPKVTLVGKGVCFDSGGLDLKPAAGMKLMKKDMGGAAHVLGLASLIMAEKLPLRLRVLVPAVENAVSGNAFRPLDVLQTRKGLTVEVGNTDAEGRLILCDALAEADGEKPDLLIDFATLTGAARVALGPDLPALFSNDDKLAGLILRHSAAEGDPVWRLPLFKGYRPGLESKVADLNNISNSPYGGAITAALFLENFVSPGTPWAHIDIMAWNIATRPGRPEGGEAMGLRAVYAAIVELTRRSSKKG, encoded by the coding sequence TTGGCCAGTACCGCTTATCTTGTTGCCGATGACGAAGCCCATGCCGATGAAGCTACGCCGATCGCCGCCGTCACGCGGGAGGCTTATGAGGACTGGCTGAAGGACCGGGAGGCGCCGCAGCGCAATTGGATCTCGGCCAGCGGCTTCCGCGCCCAGCCGGGCGCCTTCTGCCTGCTGCCCGGCGAAAACGGCGCGCTGGCGCAGGTGCTGCTGGTGATCGACGGCGAGGAGGCGATCTGGTCTTTCGCCGGCCTGCCCGCCGCCCTGCCGCCCGGGGTCTACCGGCTGGACCAGGGATTGAGGCCGGGGCTCGCCTCGCGGGCGGCGCTGGGCTGGGCGCTGGGCAGCTACAGCTTCACCCGCTACAAGGAAAACCCCCGCGAGTACCCGTGCCTGGTCTGGCCCAAGTCGGCCGACCGGGACCAGGTCAGCCACACCGCCGAGGCCATCGGCCTGGTGCGCGATCTGGTCAACACGCCGGCCGCCGACATGGGCCCGGCACAGCTCGCCGAGGCCGCGCGCGAACTGGCCAAGCGGCACCGCGGCAAGTGCACGGTGCTGGTCGGCGACACCTTGCTGAAGCGCAACTACCCGGCGATCCATGCGGTGGGCAGGGCCGCCGCCGAGGAACCGCGCCTCATCGACCTGCGCTGGGGCACGAAGGGCCCCAAGGTGACGCTGGTCGGCAAGGGCGTCTGCTTCGACTCCGGCGGCCTGGACCTGAAGCCCGCCGCGGGCATGAAGCTGATGAAGAAGGACATGGGCGGTGCCGCCCATGTGCTGGGCCTGGCGTCGCTGATCATGGCCGAGAAGCTGCCGCTGCGCCTGCGGGTGCTGGTGCCGGCGGTGGAGAATGCCGTCTCCGGCAACGCCTTCCGGCCGCTGGACGTGCTGCAGACCCGCAAGGGCCTGACCGTCGAAGTGGGCAACACCGATGCCGAAGGGCGTCTCATTCTCTGCGATGCCCTGGCGGAGGCCGACGGCGAGAAGCCCGATCTGCTGATCGATTTCGCGACCCTGACCGGCGCTGCGCGCGTGGCGCTCGGCCCCGACCTGCCGGCCTTGTTCAGCAACGACGACAAGCTGGCCGGGCTGATCCTGCGCCACAGCGCGGCCGAGGGCGATCCGGTCTGGCGTCTGCCGCTGTTCAAGGGTTATCGCCCTGGATTGGAGAGCAAGGTCGCCGACCTGAACAACATTTCCAACAGCCCTTATGGCGGCGCCATCACCGCCGCCTTGTTCCTGGAGAACTTCGTCAGTCCGGGCACCCCTTGGGCGCACATCGATATCATGGCCTGGAACATCGCAACGCGGCCGGGCCGCCCGGAAGGCGGCGAGGCCATGGGCCTGCGCGCCGTCTACGCCGCCATCGTCGAGCTGACACGGCGCAGCAGCAAAAAAGGCTGA
- a CDS encoding glutathione S-transferase family protein — translation MTGYTLIPKLILGNKTYSSWSLRGWLPVRQAGLDVTEVVIPLRRPETRAEILKHSPTGKVPTLIADDEPIWDSLAIAETLAERFPDKGLWPAGARARQVARSVTAEMHSGFPALRRDLPMDLGRHHPGHRIGAETQADIGRICDIWRDCRANFGGGGDFLFGDFCIADAFYAPVVTRFRTYDVTLDAVCEAYCAAVTAHPWMQEWSAAAAEEPWVIDFD, via the coding sequence ATGACCGGCTACACCCTGATCCCCAAACTGATCTTGGGCAACAAGACCTACTCCTCCTGGTCGCTGCGCGGCTGGCTACCGGTCCGCCAGGCGGGCCTCGACGTCACCGAGGTGGTGATCCCGCTGCGCCGGCCCGAGACCCGCGCGGAGATCCTGAAGCACAGCCCGACCGGGAAAGTCCCCACCCTGATCGCGGACGACGAGCCGATCTGGGACAGTCTCGCCATCGCCGAGACCCTGGCCGAGCGCTTCCCGGACAAGGGCCTCTGGCCCGCCGGGGCCAGGGCGCGGCAGGTGGCGCGCAGCGTCACCGCGGAGATGCATTCCGGCTTCCCGGCCCTGCGCCGCGACCTGCCCATGGACCTCGGCAGGCACCATCCCGGCCATAGGATCGGCGCCGAGACGCAGGCCGACATCGGCCGGATCTGCGATATCTGGCGGGACTGCCGCGCAAACTTCGGCGGCGGCGGAGACTTTCTCTTCGGGGACTTCTGCATCGCCGATGCCTTCTACGCCCCGGTGGTGACGCGCTTTCGCACCTACGACGTGACGCTGGACGCGGTCTGCGAGGCCTACTGCGCGGCGGTGACCGCCCATCCCTGGATGCAGGAGTGGAGTGCCGCGGCGGCCGAAGAACCCTGGGTGATCGACTTCGACTGA